The stretch of DNA CCTTCAAAGCTCATTATATCTGACAGAGACAGAATCTTCACTAGCCAACTTTGGAAAGACATATTTTCTGCACTGAAAGTGGACCTCAGATACAGTACTGCTTATCATCCTCAAACAGATGGCCAGACTGAGCGTGTTAATCGGTGCTTGGAAACCTATCTCAGATGCATGACTACATCTGCTCCCACTAAGTGGTTATCCTGGCTCTCCCTGGCAGAATTTTGGTATAACTCAACTTATCACACTGCAATCAAAATGTCTCCATTTCAGGCCCTATATGGATTTCCCCCTCCACTCATATCAGAATTGGCCATACCTGGGCATGAGGATGAAGAAGCACAGGACTTCTTAAGTGCCAAGCAGCAGATCTTAAAGCAACTCAAGGATAACCTGGTGTTGGCCCAAAACAGGATGAAGAAATATGCAGATACTAGAAGAATTGAAAGAAGTTTTCAGGTGGGAGACCCAGTTTACTTAAAAATGGCTCCCTACAGATTAGCAGCATTTGGATTCAGAGGTGCTTTGAAGCTGCAAAACAGATATTATGGTCCTTTTAGGGTCATTCAAAAAGTGGGCAATGCAGCCTACAAATTGCAGTTACCGAGTGGGGTGCAAATCCATCCAGTGTTCCATGTGAGCCAGTTGAAGAAGCACATTGGGAACAAAGCAATACCTGATCCTAATCTGCCACTAGTCAATCAAGATGGCACAGTCAAGGTTGGACCAGCTGAAGTTCTAGAGGTTCGACAAGTTCCTCGACAGAACATGCCGGTGGTGCAGTGGCTTATCAGATGGATCAACTTACCATCAACAGAGGCAACTTGGGAAGACGCAGATTTTATCAAATATACATTTCCGGAGTTCTTCAGTAACACTACATGTGAGTGGCGAGAAGCAGCAGCTACGCCGTGAGGACACGTCGAGCCTTAAGGAGGGAGCAATGTCAGGACCGAAGCGCGTGTGGTATTTCTTCAGTTAACTGTATCAGTTGGGTTCAGAAGAAGAACGGCTGGGATCGCGCCTCACTTAATTAAGCTCGTCGCTAGCCGTTAGATTGTAACTGTTCCGTTTCATGCCGTTACGTTGCCGTGAGCACTTTACACCTATAAAGGGAGCCGGGTTGTGGCCGTCCTCATCATCGAATCTTCTCTGGAATTGCCGTGCTGACTAAGCAAAACCATAGCTAATACAAAGGCCCTCAGATCTGGGCGaacttttccccttttccttccttcaGAACCCTAGTTCATACTCCATAATATAGCGGGTCCTGACacggcgccacctcctgcttccccgaatCCCTGGACTCGACGAGTGGCTCCCATCGGCCACGACCGGCTGGATAGGATGGCAGATCTTCctcctgggcggcggcggcgacgacgaggaggCTGCGGAAGAGACGTCTTTCAGAGTGATATGGAGGGCAGAGCGCGAAGATGATGGTAATCAGGTCGCCTTCGTCTTCTCTTCCAGCACCGGACAATGGCGAGCTGCTCCGCTGTCATCAGGGTTGGCTTCCTTCTCCTGGCGCCAGTATGTGCATGGCTTCTTGTACGGGATGACAGCTTGCAGGGAGAAGCTACGTGTGCTCGACCTTCGGACGATGGAGTTCTCACTCCTCCACCTCCCGCCTGAAGCCAAAGGTTATGCTTATGTGTATGCAGACGTCGTGGAGGCAGGGGAGGGCATCACTGGGTTGTTTGTGCGACCAAGGGGGACACTTGACATCAGATATTTCACTAGGCGAAACAATGGTGGGAGTTCCAGCCAGTGGCAGTTGGAGAAGAATATCTCACTGGATTCTTCTCAATGGCAGTCAGTGGGTCCACCAAGGCCGAACTGGTTCCTGCGTCACTCCGGAAGCCCATCGCTTGATGCTGGCCTTTTCTCACTGGACGTCAAGACATTCCAGCTTGAGAGGGTGCTTGGATCAGAGTTTAGCATGTTTTACCCATGGCCATATACCAACTTTCCACCATTGCTGTCGACACCAACAATATCAAGTGGTAACCTTTCTGTGTCATCCTAGTTATTTCATTCATTTAGTTATCTTATCACACATCTTGTCTGTTTCTTGATACGGTAGTTCATTACTGTCATGGTGAATCTTGTTTACACGGTTTATTAGTTGTCACATTCTCTGTGTTGTGGCTAAGCTGATCAAGCTCAGAAACATAATTGTGGTTTATTTAATTCTGTTTTATTTGCCACTTTAAGGTGATTAGAGAGGTAGAAGAAAGGTGTGCTCACAGTATGAGTACCATTTTGGAAGCACCTTGAAATCATAAAAAAACACTAGGTCGCAACAATGATTTTTGTTTTTATTGTGAAAATAACGCAGAATGATTAGAGAGGTAGAAGAAAGGTGTGTTCACTAGGCGAAACACTAGCTCAGAGGATACTGCTACCACAGTTCACCTTTGGTTTGTATCACCTTCCGGTCAAGATGGAGTTATCTTGTTCACATTTCTTTTGATAGATATAAGCAGGGAAGCAAGTCTGATGTGGTAAAATTTCAATTTCTGCTACCATTTCGGTTATGGCGCTTTAGTTCTTTTATTTAAGATTCATCTCTTTATGTTTACATGTCTGGTCTGGCTGTGTATTCGGACTTGTATTGCAAATGACAATGGGAAGCACCATACACAAGTGTTTCTCTGTTGTATATTCATATTCCATTGAATTCAGTATGATCCCTATGGAAGTAGTCTTGAAGGATTATTCCTGCGCTTTTTTCGTAAGCATTTTACCAAGTATTTCCCAATGGTAAGACCTATGGATTGTTTTACTCGCAACTCCTGAATATCTAAAGTCTGAATACGCATATATAATATATTGGGCAGGTACTCAGGAAGGTGATGAGAAGGAGATGCTGGAACAAGGTGTGGAGATGCTGCAAGCTGAAGAGCCCATGGGTAGCCCTTGCGACGAGAGCATTGCTGATGACGTGGATGCTCAAGGTCAGGCCGGTGTGTCGAGGACTGGAGATGGCTCTGGTCGAGGTCAGGCTGGTGTATCGGTGTAACTTGTGGCTCCGTCTGTCTGTAACATGGTCATCTAGCATTAACATGGAGTTTATCTTGTGTGGCTTGATCTGGCAATGATCGGTTCGTCTTCTAGATGGGGTAGCAAGAGCAGTAGCTCCATTTGGCTTTTACTTTAAATTATGACTATGTGATAAGTCAGAGTGATTGTGATCTTGTTGTCTGTCTGCCCCATGTGGCATGAATGGAACTAGTCGGGTACTAGGAAATTGAGGAGGTAATGTTCTGCTCCATGAGCAGTGATCAAGTGCCCTGGTGGGTCTATTTGTGCTACTTGTTTATGGTTTAGTCAAGAGGATGTGATTGATCTTTTCTTTTCTTGCACAACGGAGTTACCTTTGGTTCTGATTGTGATGTGTCAATCTGGTTTTTCAGTGTGTTTATTTCAGCCAAGCTCGTTGGGAGAGGAGTGTGTGACCCTGTATGCTGTGCTTCCTCAGTAAATGAATTTTCCATCTAGTCTTTTTGTATTAGAAGAAGAAAGTCAAAATAGCCCGAAAACTACACATCCATAAAGGCATCAACCATCTTACAAACATATATGATTCTGCAAACAGTGGATTCCTCACGCAAATGTGACAACGAGCACTCTGATTTCTGAAACAGCAGAGCATTCGGTGAAATTTATTCTTATGATGTTCCTGTGGCATCTTCTTCAGCTAACAGCGGAGAAGGAGCAAACTTGTGGAACAATGTGGCACTAAAAGATATCACTGATTGCAGTGGAGAAAACATTCCTAAATCACCATGTCTGGACCCTACAACTTAGAACAGCTACTATGGAAATGCATCGCCCTGCTCTTCCTTGATGATGCCTTGCTACTGATCATCCAGACGCTTCCTGATATGCAATCCTGGTCCGGGGAAACACATGAAGGATCAGGATGAAGGTAATTCAGCATAAGAATATTTCATTATTTTTTCGTCACCTTGCACATCAAAATGTCAAATGGACTAGCAAGATAATTAACTAGTACAATCATAGTCACTAACATGTTATGTGCACTCAGAAACACGACGTCATGACAATGATTGTTGTTTTTATGGACAAACTAACGCAGAAGGAATACAAGCTCAAAGGACACTGCTACCAACAGTTCACCTTTTTGGTTTGTTTCACCTTCTTCCGGTCAAGTATGAGTTATATTGTTCACATTTCTTTTGATAGATATAAGCAGGGAGGCAAGTCTGATGTGGTAAAGTTTTAATTTCTGTAAACCATTTCGTCTATTGCTCTTAAGTTCTCTTATGATTCATCTCTTTAGTTTACATGTCTTGTCTGGCTATGTATTCCAAATTGTATTGCAAATGGCAATGGGAAGCACCATGAAGCGATTGTTTTCGGCTATATATCTCAAACTCCATAGTCATTATACCTATGGGACTATGCGTAGAAGTAGTTCTGAAGGGTGATTCACCAATCTCCATGTATTGCATGCGGTTCCTGCAAGTCTTAGTACTTAATGCTTCCTCCTGTGCTTTTTGTTTCATAAGCAATTTACCAAGTATTTTATTGCTTAAAATGGTAAGACCTGTGGATTGTTTTACTTTCAACTCCTGAATATCTAAAATCTAAGTACACATATCTTGGGCAGTTACTCAGGAAGGTGATGAGAAGGAGATGCCGGAACAAGGTGCTGAGATGCTGCAAGATGACGAGCCCGCAGGTAACCTTCACGACGAGCACACTGCTGATGACGCGAGTGCTGGAGGCCAGGTCGGTGTATCGAGGGCTCGAGATGGCGCtgattgaggttgttgctgcgactgGGCAGTTGACCACAGGTTGATCATCAATACGGTACTGGTAACTTGTGGCTCTGTATGTCTGTAATATGGTCATCTAACATTAACATGGAGTTTATCTTGTGTGCCTTGATCTGGCAATGATCGGTTCGTCCGTCGGATGAGGTAGCAAGAGTATTAGCTTCATTTGTTTTTTGCTAGTTTAATTATGACTATGTGGTAAGTCAGAGTGATTGTGATCTTGCTGTATGCCTGCCCCATGTGGCATGAATGGAACCAGTCAGGTACTATGACTATGAATTAAGGAGGGTAATGATCTACTCCACGAGCAGTGGCAAAAGTGAAGTGAATGTGCTAGTACTTTTTATGGTGTAGTCAAGAGGATCTGATTGTCCTTTTCTTTGCCTATTACAAAACAGAGTTACTTTTGGTTCTGTGTCAATCTGGTTTTTCAGTGTATTTATTTGAGCCAAGTTTGTTGAGAGCACTCAGTAAACATGCTTCCTCTGTAAATGGAGAATTCATCATCGTGCTCATTCAGTAAACAACCAACGCAGGCAGCGGCGACCAAGGCCTTGCAAAATAGAAGAAGCATAACCATCCAATAAACATTGGTGGTTTGGTTTCAGAGACTGGATAAATTCTTGCAACACTCTCACAGTTAAGCATTATCCATAAAGGCATCAACCATCCAATAAACATATCTGGTTCCAGCAAACACTGGATTTCTCATGCAAGTGCGACAAGGAGCGCTCTGATCTCTGAAAATGCAGAACATTCAGTGAAATTGTGTTCTTTTGTGATGTTCCTCCGGCGTCTTCTTCAGCTAACAGCGGAGAAGGAGCAAACTTGTGGAACAATGTAGCACTAAAAGGTATCACTGATTGCAATGGAGAAAGCATTCCTAAATCACCCATGCCTGGACCCTACAACATAGAACAAATACTAAGATGACGCCTTGCCGCTGATCATCCAGACACTTCCTGATATCCTCCTACTCCTCCTTCACATGGCAATCCTGGTCCAAGGAAACACGTTAAGGATCGGAATGAAGGTAATTCGCCATAAGACTATTTCATTGTTTTTTGCCACAAGTAACTAGCTTGCGAAATGATCttctattatgggacggagggaatagtaCACGATAGCCAATAACATGTTATCTGCACTCGGAAACAAAAATAATGAATTTACATCAATACATGGTTTTTTTTCTTTCAAGAAGACAGGCAGCACCAGTTAAATGCCTTCATATCACACTGACATGTTCCCATTTTATAGTTTGTGTTACAGTGAATCTCAAATCTGATCATATAAGGAGAAATGCCTGACATACAAGCACAAATTACCCAAAGTTAGCTTGGATTAGCCACTTATCGTAGAAAGGGAAAACTTTCATGGTGACCTCTCTGACACACATAATGCATAAGCGCAAAGCATACCTAGCCGTGCAAACTTACCAATCCACTTGTCTTCAGCAACAAAATATATGATCCAATAGGCAACATTAAAGAAAAACAGGTATTAACTACTTCAGATATAAGTCGTACTAGTTATACCAAACAGATAACTAAGAACATTACACGGATATACCAAACAGTGCAATAAAAGGTGCACGCTGCAAAACTATGTGGCTTCAACCACAGCAATGTACAGATCATATAAAAGGCAAAAGGCAAACCTTGCAGGACCATCCTTGAGCTTAGGGAATGTGGGAGGCCAAACCATCATAAACGGATAGACATCAGTGAAGTGTTTATCCTTCGCAACCAATTTACGGAGTGTCCTGTTCTTGACATCCAGATAGAATACACATCCACACATTTGCAAAACCACAAACTCAGCATTATCCCCAGCATGACATACATAGCAATAACCAGAATGCTCATCCTCAAGCGTGTTATCTAGCATCCTCAGATTAGCACACATCTCATGCAGACAAATGGTATCAGCCAGCAACCAGTTGTCCCCCTTGTGGAGCCAGATGCAAAGTTTAAAGCCATTGACATGGATGACATATACACCGGAAGGATCATCTGCCCGTGACAAGAAGGTGTGAAAAATGTCATACTTCACTCCAGGTGGGTACTGGATTCTAGACAAACTTGAGGCTGTCAAATCCAAGACAATAATGTCGTCTGCGGGGGAGACCACCATATAGATTTTATTGTCGACAAGCACAACTTTTGCTTTGGGTAGCGGAAGATGGAGCTGGGCCGTGGCCGAGGTATGCAAGCACCAAACACTGCCTTGTAACATATACACGCGTAAAGTGAAATTTTCTGTCTGATTAGTCAACTCCGTCAACACATAAAAGTAGGACAAGCCATTGCCTTCTTCTTTGGAGAGAATAGCATCAAAATATTGGCGATTGTAATCCTGGGCTCTTGGGAGTGGTGGGACGACGTTAATGCCTCTCTCAGGGCAAAGCGGGCGGTGCACTCCATGTGCTAGTTCTCTGCGGTGCACTCCATATGCTAGTTCTCTTCCTTCACGACGTCGGGTGAAGATGCTGCCGTTTCGGGAGTCCATGATCCATAGATTCTTGGGGTCATTGAAGTTGTGGTTCGCCATGCGGCGGACAACAGTGTTGAGCTCCGGGGGTTGGGGCAGCATCGGGACAAAGCACAGGAAGGCTACCAATTCCGGCCGGATCAAGATGCTGCCAATGTAGAAGCCAAGTAGGCGGGGCGGATGGAGCTCACGAAATCGGCGGAGGAAGCCCCGGTTTGAGGCGAGATGGTACCAGCACCTGCACACAAGGGCAGCGCGAACGAGGGTAGTGGGGAAGCCGGCGCGGAGGAGGATCTCCGCGAGGAGGTTGTTGTCCCCAAGCACCTTGGAGACAGGGTCCACGGCCAGGGAATGCCTGCCTGCCTCGCCATCGACATCCGCGTGTGGTTTCTTCTCAGGACAGATCCTGGAAAATCGGCAGCGCCGAGCAAATACAAAAATGGCAACTGATTTCTTCAACCAATGTCGTTCAAGGAAATACCATAATCAAACTACTCCAAACTAAATGCGGGGGGCGAGAATCGTAGGTGGAGGAATTGGACGGATCTTACGTCTGGGGAACCTCGGCGACGGCATCCATCATTAAATCTCCTCCACGACTGAGCTGCCGCGGCAAGTAAATCTAGGTAGGAGGAGTTAGTTTGGGAGGAAAACCTAGATAGCTAGGGTTTGATCCCGTGAGATGAGGAGAAACGAAACTGGGAGAGGACAGGAAAGAGAAAGACTCACCTGAATTGAATCGGCGGGAGGGAATAAGAAGTCGGTGGCCGTAGCCAGGGCCGGCCTCCAGTCGCCGGCGCCGCTTCTTTCTCTCCGGGAGCGTTGCAGTGGAGGTGTACCTTTTTTTCTTTTGCCCAAACTAGCACATATGCTCGTGCGTTGTGACGGGGGAAGCAAACCCCCGCATGCTCCAAGCGACCCACCCCTATTACCAATCTCTTcgccaccttggtcatattgtccaCCTATTTCACGACAAACGTGATAAATCTCAACGGGATGAACTTGGTATCACACCGTTGCATGCTGCTTTCGCTAGCCCTTTCTCCTTTAAAAAAACATTTAAACTGATAATTATCTACCTGTTAAAATGTTATAATGAACAAGCCAAATTATGTGGCCTATGCTAGCTAAATTTTGGTTATGTTAAGAAATATCTTTAAGCTAGCAAAACTTTGATTAGTTGTTAACACTGAGATAGAAAAGCTGGGATCGAAACACATATTATTCAGTACATCAATATATTCAGAGCGGTGAtggaaagaagaaaaaaatatagAAGTATTCTTTAGAAAGAACTGCCGTACATGGTTAACACAAAAACTTCATTTCTAGCCATGAAATTAAAAATACGAATATGAGTCAAGGGCATCATACTGAATACAGTATGATATTATCACATATACAGTGAGAGCTTAAACATTCATATCAGAGTCCACCTCTGATTATTTAACTTTCTGTTAGCTATTTGATCCTAATGTAACACATGGCCGCAACTTGAATAATCACGCAAACACCAAACCAGGCGTTGCAAGCTGACAAGCGAAAGCAGAATCAAGATGCTCACATGGATGTCCAAAAGTGAAACAAAACTGAAACACCAATCCAGCTATTGTCAGGGGTGTTTGTAACCGTACTGAAACAAAACTGATATTCAGCCGCAGTCGCAGAAAAAATAGTGATTTTCTGACCGCGCACACCATGCTTAATCAGTGAGTTGGAGCTCataagcaattcctacatccatccCACGCATTATGCACAACCCATCATCCCATTTTAGAGCTGCTACTTCCTTAATTTGGACCGCTTTCCTTTCTTACTTTCTGTCACAAGAACtcaattccttttctttccttATTTCTCTCACTCGGCATCTTATTTCCTTCATTTCTTTCTATGCATGTCATCCTCTTATTTCCTTCCTTGCTAACTTATTCCCTTCGTTTATTCATTCCCGAGATAGCTCCTTGATAAATTGAAACTCAAAGaacatgaagaaaatgaagaaatagAAGAAAGATGGCACTTGTTCCTAGAAGAAAATGAAAACAAGAGCTTCCCTTGATCAGTTCAGAGGTTGAGATCTGCGGAACCAGGCCAGCAGGGACCGGCAAATTGTGCGACACTTGCTATCAGTTAAGTCAACCATCCAACTGCAATTAGGCTGTCCAGTCCACCATGTGAAAATAGTGGATTTCTTGCGCAAACGCGGCGATGATCGCTCTGGTTTCACTGAGAACTGTGTTCTTATGAAGAAACAATTAATCCTCAGCTACCAGCAGAGAAGCAGAAAACTGTTGACCAGCCTGACACCAACATATGTACTGACTGCAGTGGAGAAAGCATTTCAAATTCAGCCAAGAGCATGAGTGTGCAGTTCCTGTAGAGAAcagaaaatgaaaagaaaaaaggtTCCCTTTATCAGTTCAGAAGAACTTCAGATCTGCCGGACCAAGCCATCAGCGGTTTGGGGTTTCAGAATCTGAATAAATTGTCACAATCCTCTCACTTGCAGTTAAGCATATCCATCTTATAAGCATATCTGGTTCTCCAGACAGTGGATTACTCGCGCAAATGGGACAAGGAACACTCTGTTCTCTGAAAAGGCAGGACATTCAGTGAATTGTATTCTTAAGATGTTCCTCTGGCATCTTCTTCAGCTAACAGCGGAGAAGGGGAAATATATTATGATTACAATGGAGAAAGCATTCCAAAATTAGCCATGTCTGGACAGTGGATCCTACAACTTACAACAGCTACTAAGGACATGCAGCTCCCTGCGCTGCCCTGATGATGCCCTTGTCGCTGATCATCCAAAAGCATCCTGATATCCTCCTCCTTTACATGACATTCCTGGTCCAGGGAAGCACgtgaaggatcaggatggaagtaaTTCAGCATCAGAATATCTTATTATGTTTCAAATGGACTAGTAAGCCAAGTAACTAGCACAATGATAGTCACTAACATGTTATGTACACTCGGAAACTAAAGTTAGCCTAGACTAGCCACTTGTTGTAGAAAGGGAAATTTTTCATGGTGAGACATGTTTGACTCACACATCATGCATAAGCTTAAAGCATACCCAGCTGTGTAAACATACCAATCCACCTGTCTTTAAGAAAAGAATATATTCGATCCAATAAGCAACATTCCAAAAGATCAGGTATTAACAATTTCAGATGTAAGTCGTACTAGTTATACCAAACAGATAGCTAATAACATTTCACAGATATACCAAACAATGCAATAAACGATGCACACTGACCATGTTACTTCAACTTGAGCAGTGTACAGATCAACTAAAAGGCAAAAGGCAAACCTTGCAGGACCATCCTTAAGCGCAGGGAATGTGGGAGGCCAAACCATCATAAAAGGGTAGACAGCAGTGAAATGTAGATCCTTTTGTGCCATCGCATGCACTTTACGGAGTGTCCTGTTCTTGACGTCCAGATAGAGCACACATCCACACATTTTTAAGAACAGAAACTCAGCATTATCCCCTGCCTGACATATATAGCAACGGCTAGTATGCTCATCCTCAAGCGTGCTATCTAGCATCCTCAGATTAGCACACATCTCATGCAAACAAATGGTATCGACCAGCAACCAGTTGTCCCCCGTATGGAGCCAGATGTGAAGTTTAAAGCCATTGACATGGATGAGATATATACCAGAAGGATCGTCTGCCCGTGACAAGACGGTGTTGAAACTGTGATACTTCACTCCAGGTGGGAGCTGGATTCTAGACAAACTTGAGGCCGTCAAATCCAAGACAATAATGTCACCGGCGGGGGAGGCCACCATATAAATTTTATTGTCGACGAGCACAACTATTGCTCTCGGTAGCGGAAGATGGAGCCGGTATGTGGCCAAGGTATGCAAGCACCAAACACTACCTTGCAACATATACACACGCATAGTGAATTTTTCTGTTTCATCGGTACCCTCCGTCAACACATAAAAGTAGGACAAGCCATTGCCTTCTTCTTTGGAGAGAATAGCACCAAAATTTTGGCAACTGCGATCCTGGGTGCTTGGGAGTGGTGGGACGTCGTCAATGCCTCTCTCAGGGCAAAGCAGGCGGTACACTCCACATGCTAGTTCTCTTCTTTCACGATGTCTGGTGAAGATGCTGCCGTTTCGGGAGTCCATGATCCATGGCACCTCGCAGGTACCGAAGTTGTGGCTCGCCATGCGGCGGACAACAGCGGCAAGCTCTGGGGGCTGGGGCAGCATCGGGACGAAGCGCGGGACGGCCATCGACTCCGGCCAGACCAACCCGCTATCGANNNNNNNNNNNNNNNNNNNNNNNNNNNNNNNNNNNNNNNNNNNNNNNNNNNNNNNNNNNNNNNNNNNNNNNNNNNNNNNNNNNNNNNNNNNNNNNNNNNNNNNNNNNNNNNNNNNNNNNNNNNNNNNNNNNNNNNNNNNNNNNNNNNNNNNNNNNNNNNNNNNNNNNNNNNNNNNNNNNNNNNNNNNNNNNNNNNNNNNNNNNNNNNNNNNNNNNNNNNNNNNNNNNNNNNNNNNNNNNNNNNNNNNNNNNNNNNNNNNNNNNNNNNNNNNNNNNNNNNNNNNNNNNNNNNNNNNNNNNNNNNNNNNNNNNNNNNNNNNNNNNNNNNNNNNNNNNNNNNNNNNNNNNNNCGAAACCGGCGGAGGAAACCCCGGTCCGAGGCGAGCTGGTACCAGCACCTGCACACGAGGGCGGCGCAGACGAGTGTGGTGGGGAAGCCGACGCGCAGGAGGATCTCCCCGAGGAGGTTGTCGTCCCCAAGCACCTTGGAGACAGGGTCCACGGTCGGGGAACGCCGGCGTGTCTCGCCATCGGCATCCCCGCGTGGTTTCTTCTTGGGATGGACCCTGGAAAATCTGCAGCCCCAAGCAAATGCAAAGCCGGCGTCAATGCAATAAACCTGATTTCTTCAGCCAATGCCGTTGCAGGACATATATTACAATCAAACTGCGTGAACTGAAATGCGAGGTGGGAATCGAGGGAGGCGGAGGAACTGGACGGGTCTTACCGTCGGGAAACCTCCACAGCCGTATCCATCATCCAATCTCCCCTCTCAGCTGAGCTGCCGCGACAAGTAAATGTAGGCGCGAGTTAGTTTGGGAGGAAAACCTAAACCTGGATAGCTAGGGTTTGATCCCGCGAGAAGAGGAGAACGAGAAACGGAaccgggagagggagagggcaggAAGCAGAAAGACTCGCCTGAATCGAATCGCGAGGAAGGAATAAGAAGCGTCGGTGACCGCCGCCGGGGACGGGCTCGGGTCGCCGGCGCCGCTTCTTTCTCCCCACCCGCTGGGGCGTTGCGGTCGGGCGAGTGAGGTCAAAGTGAAACGATGATGCAGCCTCGCCTAGCCGGAAACGATGAAGGCCTCTTCACCATTGCAGCCCATAAAGCCCAGTACACATGTCTTTTTTATATGCCAGCGCTGTGtctagcaaaaaaaaaaaagactGTCCAATTAACAGACGACTGATTTCGATTTTGGCATCGGTCAAATTTTGGACCAATAGGGTTCTTTTTTAATATCAGtatagacacaagcgctcatatacacgcgcatacatttATCTTTATAAACGCACACATGTACACCGTACCCATGAAATTTACGAAATCACCGTGGACACCttgtcatcgacgggaacgtctcctcccattgaatGTGCATcggcgaaaatcctgaaataaatacaTCAGCCTTTTTAGGGGATGGTCTTCCTCCTTACCCCTTCAGCCTTTTTTCGATACCTGTTGGCTCAAATACGTCCACTATTTCTCCTGGGCGTTGTGAATTTTGGATGAGCCTGCAAGGCAACTCGAGTAGGGCTCAAAAAAAAACTATTCACCTTCTGTTTGTCCGTTTCAACCTTACTTTGCTCAGCAACCTCTTAGACTGAATGCATACTAAATGTTTCAAAAATCACAGGCTGAATAGGAAATCTGTATGTGCTAAGGCTAGTTCACACACATGGGTGACCAGATATCTTGTCATGATTGAGAACTACAAGAAAAAACTCACCGGATAGACATAGACTGCAATATTCCaacaatttgcaaaaaaaaaagaacagATCTTCATGAGCATCCATGAACTATGTAGACATACATCCATGATCACCATCAACCATAGGTTATCCGAGATACAAACATCAACTGGAGAAGGTCATAATGGATTAAGAAGCAGTTGCACGGACTGCTGAACAAAAAATTGTAAGGTAATTAACACATCAATGGCATCTCGAGATAAGTTCTCAGCGCAACTTTCTTTCCTCGAGCCTTTTAAACAAATGCAGCCATCGTGTGCACCATGCATATTATGCGTTGGTGAGGCCTCCACTGATCGGCATTGCGAAAACACTGACGAAACATGGGGAAATCTTAGTTTCTCAAATGaataaaaaggagaaaaaagaCTACTGGCTAACTTCGAAATTCTATAGGTAAAAAGGCAACAACGTGTTTAAATTGATATTTTGTATAACTTACAAAGCTAGCATCAACAAAGCGAACAATTGTATGAAGGTGATATATGCAATGAATGAAGAACTTCAAGAAATGA from Triticum dicoccoides isolate Atlit2015 ecotype Zavitan chromosome 6A, WEW_v2.0, whole genome shotgun sequence encodes:
- the LOC119319099 gene encoding uncharacterized protein LOC119319099, yielding MMDAVAEVPQTICPEKKPHADVDGEAGRHSLAVDPVSKVLGDNNLLAEILLRAGFPTTLVRAALVCRCWYHLASNRGFLRRFRELHPPRLLGFYIGSILIRPELVAFLCFVPMLPQPPELNTVVRRMANHNFNDPKNLWIMDSRNGSIFTRRREGRELAYGVHRRELAHGVHRPLCPERGINVVPPLPRAQDYNRQYFDAILSKEEGNGLSYFYVLTELTNQTENFTLRVYMLQGSVWCLHTSATAQLHLPLPKAKVVLVDNKIYMVVSPADDIIVLDLTASSLSRIQYPPGVKYDIFHTFLSRADDPSGVYVIHVNGFKLCIWLHKGDNWLLADTICLHEMCANLRMLDNTLEDEHSGYCYVCHAGDNAEFVVLQMCGCVFYLDVKNRTLRKLVAKDKHFTDVYPFMMVWPPTFPKLKDGPARIAM
- the LOC119314580 gene encoding uncharacterized protein LOC119314580, with product MAVPRFVPMLPQPPELAAVVRRMASHNFGTCEVPWIMDSRNGSIFTRHRERRELACGVYRLLCPERGIDDVPPLPSTQDRSCQNFGAILSKEEGNGLSYFYVLTEGTDETEKFTMRVYMLQGSVWCLHTLATYRLHLPLPRAIVVLVDNKIYMVASPAGDIIVLDLTASSLSRIQLPPGVKYHSFNTVLSRADDPSGIYLIHVNGFKLHIWLHTGDNWLLVDTICLHEMCANLRMLDSTLEDEHTSRCYICQAGDNAEFLFLKMCGCVLYLDVKNRTLRKVHAMAQKDLHFTAVYPFMMVWPPTFPALKDGPARNVM